Proteins encoded within one genomic window of Panicum virgatum strain AP13 chromosome 1N, P.virgatum_v5, whole genome shotgun sequence:
- the LOC120654233 gene encoding nuclear transcription factor Y subunit B-8-like, producing MDPASGFLPSGAANGTAAAGGSGQQHQAPPPIREQDRLMQIANVIRIMRRVLPSHAKISDDAKETIQECVSEYISFITGEANERCQREQRKTITAEDVLWAMSRLGFDDYVEPLSVYLHRYREFEGEARGVVGLGVPGAARGGDHHHHPSMALKSRAPGAMSPPHHHDMQLHASMYGGPPAMPPPPGGPHHGHGFVGMPHHHGGGGGGGGGGHQSYPYEAAYAGEHAMAAYYGSAAAYGAPGSGSSGGSASRTPQGGSFEHQHPFASYK from the coding sequence ATGGACCCCGCCAGCGGCTTCCTTCCGTCCGGCGCGGCGAACGgcacggccgcggccggcggcagcgggcagcagcatcaggcgccgccgccgattcgCGAGCAGGACCGGCTGATGCAGATCGCGAACGTGATCCGCATCATGCGGCGCGTGCTGCCGTCGCACGCCAAGATCTCGGACGACGCCAAGGAGACGATCCAGGAGTGCGTGTCCGAGTACATCAGCTTCATCACGGGGGAGGCCAACGAGCGGTGCCAGCGCGAGCAGCGCAAGACCATCACCGCCGAGGACGTGCTCTGGGCCATGAGCCGCCTCGGCTTCGACGACTACGTCGAGCCGCTCAGCGTCTACCTGCACCGCTACCGCGAGTTCGAGGGCGAGGCGCGGGGCGTCGTCGGCCTCGGCGTCCcgggcgccgcgcgcggcggcgaccaccaccaccaccccagcATGGCGCTCAAGtcccgcgcgcccggcgccatgtcgccgccgcaccaccacgACATGCAGCTGCACGCCTCCATGTACGGCGGGCCCCCCGCcatgcccccgccgccgggcgGCCCGCACCACGGCCACGGGTTCGTCGGCATGCCGCAccaccatggcggcggcggcggcggcggcggcggcggccaccagtCGTACCCGTACGAGGCCGCGTACGCCGGCGAGCACGCCATGGCCGCGTACTACGGATCCGCGGCCGCGTACGGCGCgcccggcagcggcagcagcggcgggagcGCGTCGCGCACGCCGCAGGGCGGCAGCTTCGAGCACCAGCACCCCTTCGCGTCGTACAAGTAG